Within the Medicago truncatula cultivar Jemalong A17 chromosome 4, MtrunA17r5.0-ANR, whole genome shotgun sequence genome, the region CGAGTCCACACAATCCAATTTCAACCAAAAGGATAACATGATACGAAACCATGAACATATTCTTGAGTGGTAAGTGGATTCTaccgccaacacggtaattCGCGAATCCACTCGTACCAACTGTTTACTGCCATGAACTACAACAAATTAACAGCCATTTCTAGCCCAAAAACAGTACCGCAACCACCTCTAAAAAAAGGACGACGACGATGAGGGATTCGAAACAACCACTCCAGCAACCCATCATGTTTCACGAAGGTAGAGGAAGTCGCCGCCAAGCCACCACACAACACCCAAAGCTGACGGAGCAGCTCAGATATGATGAATGGCTCATAGAACTGACCCACACGAAGGAGATCATCGACAAATTCGAACATAAAAAACACCAAGCAAACCGTGGCGGTTGAGACACCAACGACTGCTTTAACATCTCCAAAGGAAACAACAGCTGCTCAAATAGGTTGTGACGCCGTAGATGAGACCACAGTCACACCACCGTTCGTACAGCTACATCGCGTTCCCTTCCTTGAAAAAGCAGATGAGCGAAGACCAGTTGGTGTCGCCGCAGTCAAGAGAAAACATGTTCAtcgaatgaaaatatgaaacatGATGAGTTTCACCTCTTCGTTACATATTCAAAGACCAAAATGATTATtgaagtattttattatttgtagaAGATTATAGTCAACCTATagttttctctttaaaaaaacgtagagttttcttttaataaaaagtagATTAAATGCATTATAGAGTAATTTAAGTTTAACATTTCTACCAGATTAGTCCATTTATTTAGTTTCAACTTATAGTTTTTATGTTAGTAAGAGTATGCACCAACTTTTTCGAGTCATAAAACATATGAACATTTAttgctaagtttttttttaaaggatatttATTGTTAAGTCGGTAAGTTCAAATTCACCGCTCGCAAAACAATGGTtcataaatgtattattcaGTCTTAGTTTGAAATAATCATGTTTCGTGCCATAAACATTTTTTGGATCTTCCACCTCGATGTTAAATAGTCATGTAAGCACTTTTTAACAAAGTtggataaaaatatatatcaatttattacaaaaataaataaatattaaaggactaacttgttCACTTTTATTAACATAAAgacttaattacatttttggtcctcgtgttttggcctactcacgaaactagtcctgcccttttaaaacagaacaaagcggtccttcaattatcatttttattgcatttttcgtcctaccccccattttattctccaaacacgcagagaaatgacagttttagacctacctcatatgctcaaccatgaaataaacaaggaataaagcatgtgggtacaaagaatccactttattcaacacactaacaaaaaaaaccctaatttctaagatatgtttcaaattagggtttttttggttagtgtgctgaatagaatagattccttgtgcccacatgttttattccttgttgatttcatggttgagcataggggtaggtctaaaaccgcCTAAAATTGCCATTTCTTTACGTTTCTGGAGTTTGAGAATAGGatgtaggacgaaaaatgcaacaaaaatgataattgaaggaccgttttgttctgttttaaaagggcaggaccagtttcgtgagtaggccaaaacacgaggaccaaaagtgtaattaagcctaacataaaagacaaatttaactaaaaaaactaaacggGCTAATACCATACaaacattaaatttaaagaaagtCATCATGCATTTGGCATAAGAAGTAATATGAGTATTATGAGCTTATGTACATGTTCTCTATGCTCGCCTCGGACCGCTACTTCTTAGACTTCTTTCTTGGGACCATTAATTGAATTGATTGATTTGTGTTTCTAATCGAATCAACATTCTCTTATGTATAAGCCATATTAGCCCACAAATCACTCAGAAAATCCATAGCTTGTTATGTCATGGTAGGAACAAGTACTAAAACTTGCATATCATGAATAACTTTTGTACTGAAGTTCGACAAAGTAGAGTCCATCACCATTATAAAGCTACTTCCCAAATGAAGTGAATATGTTATTACTTTCTCTTGATGCTCATCTCGAAAGAAAGTGTCAACAGAATATGAATCATCATCACAATTCTCGTCAGCTTTACCTTGATCATTTGCGGTTTCTATAATAGAACTATCCATATTTTGTGGTGAAGTTAAATATGATCTATTTTGAGCCAATTTCCATTAATTTCAGTCTGAATAATCTATATAGCATACTCAATGCTATTATCAGCAATCACATGATTGTTGACTTCATTAACAGTTATATCTAGTGTCAACAATCTTGGTAGCTTTTGAGTTCACCTTCCTATGTTCTTGCCTAATTTATGTTCTTTTGATCTTAgcctcaacatcaacaatattcatatggtctttttttgtttttgaaagaatattcaTATGGTCTTTATTGATCCTCttataataatcaatattctgaCAATTATTTTTGCAGTGATCACAAAATTCAGGCAGATTTTTGTAATAtaaatcaacaataaaaaaaaaccttttctTTCAACTAAAATTTTGTATATGATACGTTCTTTAATGTTCATATCAATCAAAACTCTCGCAAAATGGCCAAAAGGCCTATCAAAATAGATTCGTTGGATGTGTCATCCACACAAATAGGAGAGCCAATAGTGCTAGCTATTGCAAATAGGATCTTAGGTCTCCAATATTCCTACAAAAGACCATAGATTCGATCTCATACCTGAGTTGATGATTGTTGTTGCGCCTGAGGGTTAAAATCACGGGTCCAAGCAAACAGTTTCAAGTAACTATGGCTTAAATTCCAAGAGTCAATTGCTTTGACACTTCTTACATCTTCAAGGGATGAAAATGAGAATTCATAGAAGCCTTTATCAAGGGATGTGATCCCCCACTTTCCCAATGATTTCTAAAGGGTTGATAGTTTGGTACGCAAAGCATTCACTCTCAACGGAGTAGCACCCTTAGGCCAAATTATTCTATTGTGCAAATTGTGTTTGCACGTTTCCACTCCATCAAGATACTCATATTCTGGTATCGTGATTGCAATTCTATGATCTTTAACACAAGGTTGAGGTAGCTGACTCAACGGTATGTACAAACACTGTTGAGAGCTTAAGCAAAAGTTTTTTGTTGTGCGAGTGGTTTCAAAGTGTTTCGGATGATTGGTTGAGATGATTGTGTTAAGGGATTTACTGGTGGAGAAACAAGACATGGTCAATTGATCAAGAAAGAGGCAGCCATGGAAGACACCCTAATAGAGAAGAATTGAGGGCAACAAGTTACACACCAccaacacaaacaacaacagatCAAACCAACAACAGAAAAAATCAATGCACCTGAAAGAGATTCAAAGCGAGCAACCAAAAACCAAAGTTTGAATTGGAATCAACAACCCAGGAAGTAGGAAAACAAATCTAAGAGTGAGAAAAACAGATCAAGCTTGAACCAAAAACCAAACCCATAAACGATAGTGCAAGATCAGATCATAGAAACATTTGTCGCCGTAAATGGCATCGTCGATTAAACCCTTTTGGGTTTGCTGTTCACTCATCTCTCTCCCTAGTTGTGAGGATTTGAAACAATGTATCCCTCTAGTTGCTCTACGAAATGCTGCTTGCATCATTTGCTTCAAGGGAAAAACTTAAGAATCTTTCAGCCTTGAAACGCAACCcaatatcaaaatcaacattttaaagAACACCCATTTGagatttgtataaaattataataaaaatatccaTTTGTTACTCAAAAGTTTACATTTGAGAAGAGTAGAATGATTTTTTGTACTACAGCTGTTCACGGATCAGGTGCTTTCTTTATTGGTGTTGGTAGTGATAAAGGTTGAAAATACGAAGGTTGAAGACAATGTGAAAAAGGTATAGTATGGGCATACTAAAGTAAAATCAGTGCTCCTATTTGATCTAAATGTATAAAATGAACTGGTACATGGTGGACAAGTTTAACACTTAAACAGAAAAATCAGTGCTGCTACATTTAATTCAGAACATGCGTCAATTATAGATGGCTGGCGATACTCTATAGTCTATACTATATTTGAACGAAAAAGTCAAAAAACTCACTATGCTTCTATAAAGAGCACAGGAATCCCAGATAACATCTAATCTAGTTATTTAGGATCAAAACTATAGCAGTAGCAATTTTATAAGTGAAGCAAAATTATTAAACCCATAAACACACCTTTTATTGCAGCTGTGCAAGCCAAAACTAGAGATATTTCATCTGTAGAATTTGAACCATTGCCACCTCCTAATTCACAAAGACAAATCCTACTAGAGGTGTTCTCTACAAATTTATTTCAACTAGGGAAGTAAACTAATTTGGCCAATTTTACACACCAGGTTCGTATACTCCAGCACCAAGAGCTATGACAACCCAAAATACGATAATACTTATGACAGCGGTTCTCAACACCTGGTCATAGCTGTTGCTTTGACGGTCATCTAATACCATAGTTGGATGTAGACGCAGTGATGGCAAATCCTCGTTGTCACTGATATCATCCTCGCTAACAATTCTGCTGCTGCTGGTCCCAGTTTCATGAGGTTGCACTCTATCCCGCTTGCCCATTTTAGAACACTTCACACATGTGCAGCTGCCTCCAAGATATGATGGCACTGTTGATAGATTGTCAAAAAGAACCTTCTTGTACATCTCTCCttctatttttaactttttcttagTAGCTGGCTTTAAAACCTATGATTCAAATGcttaaaattatttcatttaaagaaAGCACAAATTTTAGAGcaataattttgtaacaaaaaatgtGTTGCACAAGCAAGGAAACCTCTTCAATATTTGACGCACCCCTAGGATAATTAAAATTGCATTCAATGAAACAATTTATTGAATAACCGTGTACTTCATGATTAACAACGTTTTGACTACAttcccttgttttttttattgactgAGACTACATTCCCTCTTTGctattttctttgttgttttaggGAAAATAAATGAAGGGAGATTACCTGAAGAAAAGTCTGGGCAATAACACGAGCAATTGCTGGAAGTCGTATGACAAACAAACAACCAAGACGATTAGGAAAGTGATCTTGCAGAATGGAAGAACAGGATCTCAGTATTTGCATGGGAATTCTCAATGGAGATAGCCCTTCACAGTCCACCAATACTGTAATTTGAGGGTTTTCTCTATCAACAAAGTGCAAGACCCCATATTCTACCTGTGATACTGAAGCAAAGATCATTGGTTACTCATTAAACTAAAGCATGAAAAGTGACAAGTGAAGAATCTCTACTTGTAAATGTTCAGTAGACAGAAGGGAGCAGCGAGGGGGttgcaatttcaaaataaaGCAAATATGAGAACTAGTGGCAAGCGAAAGAAAAACATACTAATTGCCTGAGCAAATCGAGGTTTATCTTGGGATGCCAATGTGCTGCAAGCTATCCCAAGCCTTACAATGAGACAGGGTCTGTGCGACAAATCAGATCCATGCCAGAACACCAAATTTGACCACATTTCCAGCTCTTCTACTGAAAGAATTTTGTAACACTCCCGCCAGCGTATTGTCTTCTTGATTGAGGTAAGGAAGCATGAAAAGTCATTATTAGCAGCTGTGTAAAATCTGTGGAGCTCATCGTCATTGATTCTGCACAAACACCACTAAATCATGGTCCACTGCAACAGGAGAAACCAAGAAATATGCAAGTAAATATGCTATTGCTATCTAATAAGGAACCTCTAACCAAGATTTTGAAACTTGTCTCAAGAAATGCAACAATACAAACCGAGAATGAGAATATATAGAACAttgcccaaaaaaaaaaaaaactcaatgatCACTAGTAACTTGCATGAGTACTTAATCCCCGAGTTGGGGACAAATAGAGTGATTACATAAAATATAATGAATATCCTAAgtgattttatttaatgttattcactcaatgaaaataatttaacataTATTCCGTTGTGAGATCCGGCTCCTCCAAAGTGAGTAATTCACTTTAGAGAGTAAAGTGAGTAATGGCAACCGTTAATTTACAAATCaaaggaaaattttgtaggaacATCATAACAAATCATGAGTTTGTTAAAATAACAACCCTTAATTTTCTCACTTTACACTTCAGCCACTTTAAAGGATCCAAATGCTCAATTGTGAAAAGCAACTAAATACAATTGccaataaattattattttgtgctTCTCTTTCCAAA harbors:
- the LOC25492481 gene encoding uncharacterized protein, translated to MGERVDKSSSTMNTNSKQNSAITGKKTYQKQLVVSRPKGFAQRYCEPLVSLTHGDFGSSAVGRAAFCLVKVAALEAVRRLTKSRCPCVWQGLQGLQILAYPPFKWIQKWAVFRGLVKSMQVLSRPLLVLSITTALTDALECSDGTSDHITNSHDSEISAEPAPVQDNLNTSQPERSPEVLEYENWLTQLNEELENQGISLPERINDDELHRFYTAANNDFSCFLTSIKKTIRWRECYKILSVEELEMWSNLVFWHGSDLSHRPCLIVRLGIACSTLASQDKPRFAQAIISQVEYGVLHFVDRENPQITVLVDCEGLSPLRIPMQILRSCSSILQDHFPNRLGCLFVIRLPAIARVIAQTFLQVLKPATKKKLKIEGEMYKKVLFDNLSTVPSYLGGSCTCVKCSKMGKRDRVQPHETGTSSSRIVSEDDISDNEDLPSLRLHPTMVLDDRQSNSYDQVLRTAVISIIVFWVVIALGAGVYEPGV